One segment of Carassius auratus strain Wakin unplaced genomic scaffold, ASM336829v1 scaf_tig00007032, whole genome shotgun sequence DNA contains the following:
- the LOC113071326 gene encoding LOW QUALITY PROTEIN: transmembrane protein 87A-like (The sequence of the model RefSeq protein was modified relative to this genomic sequence to represent the inferred CDS: deleted 1 base in 1 codon) → MGKKKMLKQQIQRVLQKAKTLQQWRPLKNNLNQTLQWHKPGKTVPICSSSKLRQIIHLPKKTKSRIKLEVRMHGAYQYISASEWPLMIFYMVMCIIYVIMGVLWLALSACYWRDLLRIQFWIGGVIFLGMFEKAVYYAEFQSIRYDGHSVQGAVLFAEVLSAVKRTLARVLVIIASLGYGIVKPRLGALLHRVVGVGLLYLIFSIIEGVLRVNTAEDDLVLLAAIPLAVLDSTLCWWIFISLAQTMKLLRLRRNVVKLSLYRHFTNTLVFAVIASVIFIVWTTKTFKLSKCQSDWRELWIDDAFWRFLFSSILLVIMFLWRPSANNQRYAFSPLVDEISEEEEEQLMNEAFEGVKIRGMKPETNGSAKPGKVDEDLKWVEENIPSSMADVALPPLLDSDEEIMTTKFEMSKME, encoded by the exons atggggaaaaaaaaaat GTTAAAGCAACAAATTCAACGAGTGCTCCAAAAAGCAAAGACACTTCAACAGTGGAGACCTCT CAAAAACAATCTAAATCAGACACTGCAGTGGCACAAACCTGGGAAGACAGTCCCTATATGTTCATCATCAAAATTGAGGCAAATCATCCACCtgccaaagaaaacaaaatcaagaaTTAAAT tGGAGGTCAGGATGCACGGCGCCTATCAATACATCTCAGCATCCGAATGGCCATTGATGATT TTCTACATGGTGATGTGCATCATCTATGTGATTATGGGAGTGCTGTGGTTGGCTCTCTCTGCGTGTTACTGGAGAGACCTGCTTCGGATTCAGTTTTGGATTGGAGGAGTGATCTTCCTTGGCATG TTTGAGAAGGCAGTATACTATGCAGAGTTCCAGAGCATCCGTTATGATGGCCACTCAG TTCAAGGTGCAGTGCTGTTTGCAGAGGTGCTTTCAGCTGTAAAAAGAACCCTGGCTCGAGTGCTGGTCATCATTGCTAGTCTTGGATATGGCATAGTCAA ACCAAGACTAGGAGCATTGCTGCACAGGGTGGTGGGGGTAGGACTGCTCTACCTTATCTTCTCCATCATAGAAGGAGTACTGAGAGTCAACACG GCTGAAGATGATCTGGTGTTGCTTGCTGCCATCCCCTTGGCTGTTCTCGACTCTACCCTCTGCTGGTGG ATCTTCATTAGCCTGGCCCAAACGATGAAGCTCCTTCGGCTGAGGAGAAATGTGGTCAAGCTGTCCCTTTACCGCCACTTCACCAACACTCTCGTATTTGCTGTCATTG CTTCTGTTATATTTATTGTGTGGACAACGAAGACTTTCAAGTTATCCAAGTGCCAATCT GACTGGAGAGAGCTGTGGATAGATGATGCTTTCTGGCGCTTCCTGTTCTCTAGCATCCTGCTTGTCATCATGTTCTTATGGAGGCCATCAGCCAACAACCAGAG GTATGCCTTCAGTCCACTGGTGGATGAGATTagtgaggaagaagaggagcagCTAATGAATGAAGCCTTCG AGGGTGTGAAAATTAGAGGGATGAAACCAGAGACCAATGGAAGTGCAAAACCCGGCAAAGTG